The window TTCTGATCGTCTCGACCGGTGTCGGCGCCATCCTCTCACAGTTCGGGATCGTGCCCGCCACGAACCAGGTCATCGCGATGGGCCAGCAGAACCCGGTCGTGTTCCTCTACATGATTCCGATCACGCTGCTGTTCGTCGCTCCCTTCGAGGAACTCGTCTTCCGGGGGGCTGCCCAGGGACTGCTCCGACGGGCGTTCGGCCCGGTGATCGCGATCGCGATCGCGAGCGCGCTGTTCGGGGCGGTCCATCTGATCGCGCTCATCGGCGGCGGCACCGGCCAACTGGCGTACGTCGTCGTCGCAGCGCTGCTCGGCGTGATCCTCGGTGGGATCTACGAACGCACCAAAAACCTCGTCGTACCGATCGTCGTCCACGGACTCTACAACGCTACCCTGTTCGCGATCCAGTGGGTGGACGCGACCGGAAGCGCGACCGGGCTGCTGTAGGTCGAAAATCGCTCGTCGCGGCTACGATGGGTTCTTCCGCGCGAGGTCGCTGCCACAGATCGGACACCGATCCTTGTTCTCGTCGAACTCGCGGCCACAGCCGGCACACTGGAAGCGCCAGTCGCGCTCCTCGGTGATCCCCTCGCGCGCGATGAGTTCGATCCGCACGTCGAGGCGCTCGGCGACGTTCTGCATCGCGTAGTCGTCGGTCACGAGCCGTGCGTCGAGTTCGAACGCCGCCGCGAGGAGTCGGACGTCGGTGGTCGAGAGCTCCGCCGCGTCGCCGCTCTCGCGGGCGGTACGCTCGACCCGTTCGACGACCGCCTCCTCGGGGACGTGGATGTACATTCCGCCGCCTTCGAGCGCGTCGAAGCGGTAGGCGCTCTCGCCGTCGAGCTCGGCTTCGACTGCAGGGACCGTCGCGATGTCTCCGTCGGCGTCGTACTCGTGGATGAACGCCGAGGCGTCGAGGAGTTCCATCACCGACCGACGACGATGTGGTCTTTGACCGCCTGGACGCTGCCGATCGGGACCGTGTACCGGCCCTCGTCGTCACGCTCGAGGTCGATCTGCCCCTCGGCCTCGTTTCGGGGCGTGATGACGAGATCGTGGAGCTGTCCCGTCTCGGAGTCGAGCGTCACAGTCGAGAGCGTGCCGAGCTCGGTTCCATCCGAGCCCATGACGGCTTTGTCGAGCAGGCTCCGTGCGAGTACGTCCGGCATACCCGGTCTACTGGGGGCTGTCATTATAAACACCACGGAGGCTCCGAGGGACGAACACGATGGGTCGACGCGATCGTCACGACCCGCGTGACGACGAACTTAACTACGGCCGTCGGCTGTATCACACAACGAGTTTCTCTCGGGTGAGTGCCTATGTCTGAGACACACACGGACGCCGACGCGGCCGACGCCACAGGTGAGACGCTTCGAACACCGATCGTCGCCGTGCTCGGTCACGTCGACCACGGCAAGACCAGCCTGCTCGATCGGATCCGGGGCTCGACGGTGATCGAGGGCGAGGCGGGCGCGATCACCCAGCACATCGGCGCGACCGCCGTGCCCCTCGAAACCGTCTCCGAGATCGCGGGCTCGCTGGTCGATCCGACCGACTTCGACCTTCCCGGTCTGCTGTTCAT is drawn from Halococcus saccharolyticus DSM 5350 and contains these coding sequences:
- a CDS encoding CPBP family intramembrane glutamic endopeptidase produces the protein MASDHRESAGVDGRSALLDLLSAIAVVALAILLGGLVASIALAALDALGIAGRDSTIAYVVSSIAQFVGFGIAVAAYLSLADAWSVLRARALDLASVGWIVAGVVILLIVSTGVGAILSQFGIVPATNQVIAMGQQNPVVFLYMIPITLLFVAPFEELVFRGAAQGLLRRAFGPVIAIAIASALFGAVHLIALIGGGTGQLAYVVVAALLGVILGGIYERTKNLVVPIVVHGLYNATLFAIQWVDATGSATGLL
- a CDS encoding NOB1 family endonuclease — protein: MELLDASAFIHEYDADGDIATVPAVEAELDGESAYRFDALEGGGMYIHVPEEAVVERVERTARESGDAAELSTTDVRLLAAAFELDARLVTDDYAMQNVAERLDVRIELIAREGITEERDWRFQCAGCGREFDENKDRCPICGSDLARKNPS
- a CDS encoding PRC-barrel domain-containing protein yields the protein MPDVLARSLLDKAVMGSDGTELGTLSTVTLDSETGQLHDLVITPRNEAEGQIDLERDDEGRYTVPIGSVQAVKDHIVVGR